Proteins encoded by one window of Streptomyces clavuligerus:
- a CDS encoding nitronate monooxygenase: MSSVLTDLSRYPIVQAPMAGGASCPQLAAAVGEAGGLGFLAAGYKTAGGMYQEIKQIRGLTDRPFGVNLFMPQPATADPSAVEVYSQQLAGEVSWYETPLGDPESGGDDGYEAKLAILRDDPVPVVSFTFGCPEPEVLASFARAGTATVVTVTTPDEALAAERAGADALCVQGVEAGGHQGTHRDDPATDGAGIGLLTLITLIREAVRLPVIATGGLMRGDQIAAVLAAGASAAQLGTAFLVCPESGAHTLHKQAMTDPLFVRTELTRAFSGRPARGLVNRFMREHGPYAPAAYPQVHHLTSGLRKAAAKVGDAQGMSLWAGQGHRLARELPAGELVEALAAELAAARAEFAPAARAVAEGPAAPGGPGAAGDTAAGTAAPGAARAPGEPPEPRRPGRAPEAPSTRLPGVPS; this comes from the coding sequence ATGTCCTCCGTACTGACCGATCTCTCCAGGTATCCGATCGTGCAGGCCCCCATGGCCGGCGGGGCCTCGTGCCCGCAGCTCGCCGCCGCCGTCGGCGAGGCGGGCGGGCTCGGGTTCCTCGCCGCCGGATACAAGACGGCGGGCGGGATGTACCAGGAGATCAAGCAGATCCGGGGACTGACGGACCGTCCCTTCGGCGTCAATCTCTTCATGCCGCAGCCCGCGACCGCCGATCCGAGCGCCGTGGAGGTCTACAGCCAGCAGCTCGCCGGTGAGGTCTCCTGGTACGAGACCCCGCTCGGCGATCCCGAGTCCGGCGGCGACGACGGGTACGAGGCGAAACTGGCCATTCTCCGCGACGACCCTGTGCCCGTGGTCTCGTTCACCTTCGGGTGTCCCGAGCCCGAGGTACTGGCGTCCTTCGCGCGGGCCGGGACGGCCACCGTGGTCACCGTGACCACCCCCGACGAGGCGCTGGCGGCCGAGCGTGCCGGGGCCGACGCCCTGTGTGTGCAGGGTGTCGAGGCGGGCGGCCACCAGGGCACCCACCGGGACGACCCCGCGACGGACGGCGCCGGGATCGGGCTGCTCACCCTGATCACGCTGATCCGGGAGGCGGTCCGGCTGCCCGTGATCGCCACCGGTGGGCTGATGCGGGGCGACCAGATCGCCGCCGTGCTCGCGGCCGGGGCGAGCGCCGCGCAGCTCGGCACCGCCTTCCTCGTCTGCCCCGAGTCGGGCGCCCACACCCTGCACAAGCAGGCGATGACCGATCCGCTCTTCGTCCGGACGGAGCTGACCCGGGCGTTCTCGGGGCGGCCCGCGCGGGGCCTGGTCAACCGGTTCATGCGGGAGCACGGGCCGTACGCGCCCGCCGCCTACCCGCAGGTGCACCATCTGACGAGCGGTCTGCGGAAGGCCGCCGCCAAGGTGGGCGACGCGCAGGGCATGTCGCTGTGGGCCGGGCAGGGGCACCGGCTGGCGCGCGAGCTGCCCGCCGGGGAACTGGTGGAGGCGCTGGCCGCCGAGCTGGCCGCGGCGCGGGCGGAGTTCGCCCCCGCCGCCCGTGCTGTCGCAGAGGGCCCTGCCGCTCCCGGCGGCCCCGGAGCCGCCGGGGACACGGCGGCCGGGACCGCCGCGCCGGGCGCCGCGCGGGCACCGGGGGAGCCCCCGGAGCCCCGGAGGCCCGGCCGGGCCCCCGAGGCTCCGTCCACCCGGCTGCCGGGGGTCCCGTCATGA
- a CDS encoding 16S rRNA (uracil(1498)-N(3))-methyltransferase, producing the protein MTAPVFVVGSLDGAAPGTPFTLDGPEGRHAVSVRRLTSGEEIVLTDGQGRGAAGAVLRTEGKDTLVVEVRELRDEPAPRPRITVVQALPKGDRGELAVETMTETGVDTIVPWSAARCITQWRGERGAKSLAKWRATAREAGKQSRRLRFPEVADAATTKQVAALLAEADFAAVLHEEGAEALATAELPAEGSIVLVVGPEGGVSPEELDAFAAAGARPFRLGHSVLRTSTAGTAGVALLLGRTGRWS; encoded by the coding sequence ATGACCGCCCCCGTCTTCGTCGTCGGCTCCCTGGACGGTGCCGCTCCCGGCACCCCGTTCACCCTCGACGGCCCCGAGGGCCGCCACGCCGTCTCCGTCCGCAGGCTCACCAGCGGCGAGGAGATCGTCCTCACGGACGGGCAGGGCCGGGGCGCCGCCGGTGCGGTGCTGCGGACCGAGGGCAAGGACACCCTGGTCGTGGAGGTGCGCGAGCTGCGCGACGAGCCCGCGCCCCGGCCCCGGATCACCGTCGTCCAGGCGCTCCCCAAGGGCGACCGGGGCGAACTCGCCGTCGAGACCATGACGGAGACCGGTGTCGACACGATCGTGCCCTGGTCCGCCGCCCGCTGCATCACCCAGTGGCGGGGGGAACGGGGCGCCAAGTCCCTCGCCAAGTGGCGGGCCACCGCCCGCGAGGCGGGCAAGCAGTCCCGGCGGCTCCGCTTCCCCGAGGTCGCCGACGCGGCGACCACGAAGCAGGTCGCCGCGCTGCTCGCGGAGGCCGACTTCGCCGCCGTGCTGCACGAGGAGGGCGCCGAGGCGCTGGCCACCGCCGAACTCCCCGCCGAGGGCTCGATCGTGCTGGTGGTCGGCCCCGAAGGGGGCGTGTCGCCGGAGGAGTTGGACGCCTTCGCCGCGGCCGGGGCGCGCCCGTTCCGGCTGGGCCACAGTGTGCTGCGGACCTCCACGGCGGGCACGGCGGGCGTCGCCCTGCTGCTGGGCCGCACCGGCCGCTGGTCGTAG
- a CDS encoding S41 family peptidase, whose amino-acid sequence MTQHAYLRYPHIHGELIAFTAEDDVWAAPLDGGRAWRVSSDDIPVDHPRISPDGTHVAWTSRRDGAPEVHVGPLDGGPTTRLTHWGSARTGVRGWTPGGEILAVSAQGQASLRRTLARAVPLDGGPAATLPYGPVGDVAHSAAGVLLLSATMGREAAGWKRYRGGTAGKLWIDREGAGEFTRIHEDLDGNIEYPLWVGERIAFLSDHEGVGALYSSLPDGSGLRRHTPVDGFYARHAATDGTRVVYASAGELWIVDGLGEDSEPRPVPVRLGGQRTDLRPRIIHADHFVGSAAPDHTGRGSAVEIRGGVHWVTHREGPARALAVEPGVRARIPRVFRADGEEHVVWVTDAEGEDALEFAPATGATAGAAPRRLGAGRLGRVLGLAVAPDGSRAAVASHDGRVLLVERESGEIREVDRGEHGEATGLTFSPDSGWLAWSHAGPTPLRQLKLANTADLSVSEATPLRFRDYQPAFTLDGKHLAFLSERAFDPVYDAHVFDLAFVGGCRPHLITLAATTPSPFGPQRHGRPFEADKDPAGEGTGGEGGGDGTPVTRIDLDGLADRIVPFPVEAGSYSTLRAAKDGVLWLRHPVRGVLGATKATPDAPGPRTALERYDLVQRQGEELAADVGGYSVSGDGKRVLLRLDGALKVVPSDRRASRDEDSDTNITVDLSRVRQPLDPGAEWRQMYDEAGRLMRDNFWRADLGGVDWDGVLARYRPLLSRVATHDDLVDLLWEVQGELGTSHAYVTPRGWYGNRSTRQGLLGADISRAEDGAWRIDRVLPSETSDPEAHSPLAAPGVAVRAGDAILAVDGRPVDPVAGPGPLLMGAAGKPVELTVAPAGGGDPRHAVVVPLADEEPLRYHAWVADRRAYVHERSGGRLGYLHVPDMQGAGWAQIHRDLRCEVAREGLIVDVRENRGGHTSQLVVEKLARRIVGWDFPRDRRPYSYPQDAPRGPVVVVANEFSGSDGDIVNAAIKALGIGPVVGTRTWGGVIGIDSRYTLVDGTLVTQPKYAFWLEGYEWSVENHGVDPDVEVVVTPQDHVAGRDPQLDRSVSIALDALAATPAAIPPTLL is encoded by the coding sequence GTGACGCAGCATGCCTACCTTCGGTATCCGCATATTCATGGCGAGTTGATCGCATTCACGGCCGAGGACGACGTCTGGGCCGCTCCGCTTGACGGTGGCCGCGCCTGGCGGGTCAGCTCCGACGACATCCCGGTCGACCACCCCCGTATCTCCCCCGACGGCACCCATGTCGCCTGGACCTCGCGCCGCGACGGGGCCCCCGAGGTGCATGTCGGACCCCTGGACGGCGGCCCCACCACCCGGCTCACCCACTGGGGCAGCGCCCGTACCGGCGTCCGCGGCTGGACGCCCGGGGGCGAGATCCTCGCCGTCTCCGCCCAGGGCCAGGCATCCCTGCGCCGCACCCTGGCGCGGGCCGTGCCGCTGGACGGCGGCCCCGCCGCGACCCTGCCGTACGGCCCGGTCGGGGACGTGGCCCACAGCGCGGCGGGCGTCCTGCTGCTCTCCGCCACCATGGGCCGCGAGGCCGCGGGCTGGAAGCGCTACCGCGGCGGCACGGCGGGCAAACTCTGGATCGACCGGGAGGGCGCCGGGGAGTTCACACGTATCCACGAGGACCTCGACGGAAACATCGAGTATCCGCTGTGGGTGGGGGAGCGGATCGCCTTCCTCTCCGACCACGAGGGCGTCGGCGCGCTCTACTCCTCCCTCCCCGACGGCTCCGGGCTGCGCCGCCACACCCCCGTCGACGGCTTCTACGCCCGCCACGCCGCCACCGACGGCACCCGCGTCGTCTACGCGAGCGCCGGTGAGCTGTGGATCGTCGACGGCCTCGGCGAGGACAGCGAACCCCGCCCCGTCCCCGTCCGCCTCGGCGGCCAGCGCACCGATCTGCGCCCCCGGATCATCCACGCCGACCACTTCGTGGGCTCCGCCGCCCCCGACCACACCGGCCGGGGCAGCGCCGTCGAGATCCGCGGCGGCGTCCACTGGGTCACCCACCGCGAGGGCCCGGCGCGGGCGCTCGCCGTGGAACCCGGGGTACGGGCCAGGATTCCGCGCGTCTTCCGGGCCGACGGCGAGGAGCACGTCGTCTGGGTGACCGACGCGGAGGGCGAGGACGCGCTGGAGTTCGCGCCCGCCACCGGCGCCACGGCCGGGGCGGCGCCCCGCAGGCTGGGCGCCGGACGGCTCGGCCGGGTGCTGGGCCTCGCCGTCGCCCCCGACGGCAGCAGGGCCGCCGTCGCCTCCCACGACGGCCGTGTCCTGCTCGTGGAGCGCGAGTCCGGTGAGATCCGGGAGGTCGACCGGGGCGAGCACGGCGAGGCCACCGGGCTGACCTTCTCGCCCGACTCCGGGTGGCTCGCCTGGTCGCACGCGGGCCCCACCCCGCTGCGCCAGCTCAAACTGGCCAACACCGCCGATCTGTCGGTGTCCGAGGCCACCCCGCTGCGCTTCCGCGACTACCAGCCCGCGTTCACCCTCGACGGCAAGCACCTCGCGTTCCTCTCCGAGCGCGCATTCGACCCGGTGTACGACGCCCATGTCTTCGACCTGGCGTTCGTCGGCGGCTGCCGCCCGCACCTGATCACGCTCGCCGCGACCACGCCGTCCCCGTTCGGGCCACAGCGCCACGGACGCCCCTTCGAGGCGGACAAGGACCCCGCGGGCGAGGGCACCGGCGGCGAGGGCGGCGGGGACGGGACCCCCGTCACCCGGATCGACCTCGACGGGCTCGCCGACCGGATAGTGCCGTTCCCCGTGGAGGCCGGCAGCTACTCCACGCTGCGGGCCGCCAAGGACGGGGTGCTGTGGCTGCGCCACCCCGTACGGGGGGTGCTGGGCGCCACCAAGGCCACGCCGGACGCCCCCGGCCCGCGGACCGCCCTGGAGCGCTACGACCTCGTCCAGCGGCAGGGCGAGGAGTTGGCGGCCGATGTCGGCGGATACTCCGTCAGCGGCGACGGCAAGAGGGTGCTGCTGCGGCTGGACGGCGCGCTGAAGGTCGTCCCCAGCGACCGCCGGGCCTCGCGCGACGAGGACAGCGACACCAACATCACCGTCGACCTCTCCCGGGTGCGGCAGCCGCTGGACCCGGGGGCCGAGTGGCGCCAGATGTACGACGAGGCCGGCCGGCTGATGCGGGACAACTTCTGGCGGGCCGACCTCGGCGGCGTCGACTGGGACGGCGTCCTCGCCCGCTACCGTCCGCTGCTGTCCCGGGTGGCCACCCACGACGACCTGGTGGACCTGCTCTGGGAGGTCCAGGGCGAACTGGGCACCTCGCACGCCTATGTCACCCCCCGGGGCTGGTACGGGAACCGCTCCACCCGGCAGGGGCTGCTCGGCGCGGACATCTCCCGCGCCGAGGACGGCGCCTGGCGCATCGACCGGGTGCTGCCCTCGGAGACCTCCGACCCGGAGGCCCACTCCCCGCTCGCCGCCCCCGGTGTCGCCGTGCGCGCGGGGGACGCGATCCTCGCCGTGGACGGCCGCCCCGTCGACCCGGTCGCCGGACCCGGCCCGCTGCTCATGGGCGCCGCGGGCAAACCGGTCGAGCTGACCGTCGCCCCGGCGGGCGGCGGCGACCCCCGGCACGCCGTCGTGGTGCCGCTCGCGGACGAGGAGCCGCTGCGCTACCACGCCTGGGTCGCCGACCGCCGGGCCTATGTGCACGAGCGCTCGGGCGGACGGCTCGGCTATCTCCATGTTCCGGACATGCAGGGCGCTGGCTGGGCGCAGATCCACCGCGATCTGCGGTGCGAGGTGGCGCGCGAGGGCCTGATCGTGGACGTCCGGGAGAACCGCGGCGGCCACACCTCGCAACTGGTGGTGGAGAAGCTGGCCCGCCGGATCGTGGGCTGGGACTTCCCCCGCGACCGCCGCCCGTACAGCTATCCGCAGGACGCGCCGCGCGGCCCCGTCGTCGTCGTGGCGAACGAGTTCTCCGGCTCGGACGGGGACATCGTCAACGCGGCCATCAAGGCCCTGGGGATCGGCCCGGTCGTGGGGACCCGGACCTGGGGCGGGGTGATCGGGATCGACAGCCGGTACACCCTGGTGGACGGGACGCTGGTGACCCAGCCGAAGTACGCGTTCTGGCTCGAAGGGTACGAGTGGTCCGTGGAGAACCACGGCGTCGACCCGGACGTCGAGGTGGTCGTCACCCCGCAGGACCATGTCGCGGGCCGCGACCCCCAGCTCGACAGGTCCGTCTCGATCGCCCTGGACGCCCTCGCGGCCACCCCGGCCGCGATCCCGCCCACCCTGCTCTGA